A segment of the Geoglobus ahangari genome:
CCAGCTTATGTTGAAGTCCAGAACGTCCATGTACGCCTCAGCTGACGTCACCTCAATGAACTGCCCCCTTCCGCTCACGTTCTCCCTGTAGTAGAGCGCGGCGAGAATGGCAACGGTGCCCCAGACTCCTGCGGTTATGTCTCCAACCCACTCTCCGGATCTGGTGGGGTTACCTCCGTGCTCTCTCGGCAAGAGGTCTGCCGGGAAGCCTGTAGAATGGACGTACTCGCTCATCGAGAGCCCCACGGGGTCGAGCATCCACTGACCGTACTTGGATGTCCTGTCCTTCATCGGCCCCCACTGGCCGATCTGACCGAACCAGGCGTAGATGATCCTCGGATTTATCTTGCTGAGCTGCCTGTATCCGATCTCCCACTCGTCAAAGGTTCCGGGCGGGTAGTTCTCAAGCACGATGTCCGCATGGACAGCAAGCTTCTTGAAAAGCTCCCTCCCCTTCTCGGTTTCGAGGTTGAGGGTTATCGAGTACTCGTTCCTGTGTTCGTGCAGGAATGTGGGGCTAACCTTCTCCCCAGTATATATGTCCTCGAAAGCATACTCCTCTCTTCCAAACGGGTACCAGTACCTCTGAGGATCGCCGGTTATCGGCTCGACCTTTATCACGGTCGCGCCGAGCTCACCGAGGTAGCTTGCAGCAGTAGCTCCAGCGAGCCCCATCACAGTGCAGTCGAGGACTATCAGGCCGTCGAGAGCCCAGGGCTTACCCTGAGCCCGGGTGTAGCTTATGTTCTCCTCAACGAACTTGCCGTAGCTTCCGTCCGGGTCTCTCGGATCCTTCACCCACGGAGCGTACAGCTCCTCCCTCTTCCTCGGCTCGGTGACTGGCCAAGGTCTTGGCAGAAGCGTATCCTCTACGTCATTGATTTCCAGTTCAATATACTTTTCTTCATACTTCTCCTCACCCATTCAGGCACCTCCAGTCCGAATTTCCCTAATTTCCACTATTTTTGATGACAAATTGAATATTAAAATTTAACGATTTTGGTTTACTTTTGCGTAAATTTCGCGTAAATACTCCTGAACTCTTCAATTTTCATCGCCTCTTCTACCTTCCCGGACTCGTAGAGGGCGGTTGCGTAGAGAATCCTCGACTGCCTCGATGGCCTAACCCTGTTAAGTCTCGAGAAATACTCGGCGGCGTCGCTGAATCTTCCGGCCTTCATAGCCGCCATCCCGGCAATGTATAGGGCATCAGCGTTATTCTCAAACAGCAGGTCCTCCAGCACCCCCCTTACCTCCTCGAACCTGCCCTTGTCCGCGAGGATTGACGCAAGCCCTATGATGGCGTCCCTGTCGTCGGGATCGTCGATCTCCAGATGCGCTCTAAGCGCAAATTCCGCCTCGTCGACAAGCCCCATCCTGAGGGCGGTTCTGGCAGCCTCGGTGAGGGGCTTGTCGGGGGGGAGCTCGGAAATCGCGTTCAGATACGCCTTGTCAAGTATCAGCCTGCAGACGTCTCCCTCGGCATAGTAGCCGTGTCCCGGGAAGATTGCCTGTATGCTGAGCATCCGCAGGTATCGCAGCGTCATCAGGTAGTTCCTGATGCTCCCTCCCAGATTTTCGTCGATCACAGGGCTGGTTATTACCGCGTCACCGGAGAATATGACCTCATGCTCCTCAGAGTAGAGCGAGAGGGAGTCGAGCGTGTGCCCGGGGGTGTCGAGGACTCTGAACTCGTAGTCTCCAGCCTTGACGACCTCACCTCCCCCGAGCGGCACGACCTTTATATCTCTGCCCCATCTCTCGATCCTCTTCTGCAGCGCGTCAGCCATTGAGGCGTGCAGGTATACTGTCACGCCATCAAACTCCCTGTAAGCCCTCGCGAGCTCGAACAGCCCGAGAGTGTGGTCGTTGTGGGCGTGCGTGAGGAATATTCCTGAGATCCTCGAGATGTCCGATATCTCGCTCAGCTCGAGAAACGCGGTGTAGTCGTTGCCTGTGTCGACCAAAAACGCCTCGTCGAAGTCAAAAAAGTATATGTTCGACGAGTTCTCGAAGCCCTCGAGAAAGAGGAGTCCGGGAAGTCTCTCAACCTCGCTCCAGCCGTACTCCTCCTCAAACGCGTACATGCTACTCCGCGTATGGCAGCGTGTAGGAGAGCTTCAGCCTGTCCTCCGGCCACACCCTCCTCTCCTTCACCTCGCCCGGATAGACCTCTATCTCCTTGCCGTCCTGAACCACCTTCTCTATGGTCAGCTCAAGGAAGTGCCATGCGGTCAGCTTGTACCTTGCTATGAAGTCGTGGTCGACCACGACAGCCATTCCGGTGAACCTTGACGTCTCCCACTCGAACTCCTCGTTCGGTTCTGCAACAACCTCTCCGGTTGAGCCTGCGTAGATCTTCTCCACCCTGCCCTTCACCTTGGCTCCGGGCTTTATCCCGTAGTCCTCGTAGAGCTCCTTGGGCAGGTAGAACCAGAGAGCCTCCTCGTTCTTTGCCCTCACATACCCCCTGACGAGCATGGGGTCATACCCGCACAGTATCACCCTCATCTTCTCCGGCATGAAATCACCATTATTTATCATCAAAAACGAGTATTTAAGATTTATCTTTTTCCCCTGTTCAAAACGGTTTTAACACGCTATGGGCTTTTCAGGGACATGGATGGAAGAGACGACAACGTCACCTTCACGTACAGTGGAAGAATCGTCAAATGGCAGACTCTCGAGAGGGCTAAGGACTACGAGACGGTCGTGGTGTTTATGGAGATGGAGGGGGTTGAGCACGCGGGCTACCTCATGAGAAAGGGAGATGTGGTTATTGCGAAGGGTGAGGTGGCCAAGGCCGTGAGAGATGCGGGCATAGAGGGTGTTGAGATGGCAGTCGCCCCTCCACTCGACACCAACGCCCTCATAATGCTGAGGGTGAACAGGCCCGTGAAGGACGTTATTGTGGATGTTGTGGACATCGCCTTTGGGTTTTTGAGAGAGAGGGGCTTCATCTGAGAAACTGTTTTAAAGGTCGAAATGCAATAACACTATTAATAATTTCCAGTAAATAATAAATACTTTCCACCCCAAAGTTTTCCGGAATGATGAGCGCAGAGAGCACGGTGAAAAGGGAGTTCCCGGAGTTCGAACCCGTCACGTTCACCGACCGTAAGGGAGACAGAGTGGTGATCAGGAAGTACGAGCACGAAAAGGATAGAGAGAAGCTCGTCCACATGTACGAGACCTTCAGCCCGGACAACAGGTGCCTCGGGCTGCCCCCGTCCACAAGGATAGCAATAGAGCACTGGGTCGACTATCTGGCTGAGAGGGGCTTCGCTCTTGTTGCGGAGATAGACGGAAGGATTGTTGGGCACTGCTCCATAGTCCCCACCGAGGACTGGAAGAGGGTCGATCTCTCAATCTTCGTCCATCAGGACTTTCAGGACAGGGGCATAGGTCAGGCCCTGCTGAGGCACATGATCGAGTATGCGAGAAAAGCTGGTTTTGAGGGCATAATGCTCGTGACCGAGAGGAGCAACGAGAGGGCACTGCACGTTTACAGAAAGCTCGGCTTCATTGTCGTGAACCCCGAGTATGAGTACGATCTGTATCTTCCCCTGAAGTAAAATATAAGAAAGATTATAAATCCAGAGCCTGACGCCATTCTGTGGATGGTCTTTATTCCAAGAGTTACTTCTTGATGCTCGTTATACTAACGGGATTGGTTTCGGGACTCGGTGCAATACTACTCTACACTCTCATAGACCTCGCCAACACGTTCTTTCTCGAAAATCTCGGCAATCTCTATCTCCCGAGCGCCTATGGGGAGGTGAAGATCTTCTCCTTCGAGTTACCTCTGCCGTCGGTTCCTTACTTCATCCTTCCAGCTGTGGGCGGGCTGATCAGCGGTCTGATAGTTTACAGCTTCGCTCCTGAGGCGGAGGGGCATGGAACCGATGCGGTCATAAGGGCGTTCCACAGGGAGAAGGGAATAATCAGACCGAGGGTACCGATCGTCAAGGCGATCGCCACGGCCTTCACAATCGGCAGCGGTGGGAGTGCGGGCAGAGAGGGCCCGGTGGCCCAGATAGGTGCCGGATTCGGCTCGGCAATTGCGCAGGTCCTCAACCTGACGGACAGGGAGAGAAGGCTCCTCCTCGTCTCAGGAATCGCCGGGGGAATTGGCGGAATATTCAGATCCCCCCTCGGCGGTGCGCTGTTTGCGGTTGAGGTTCTCTACAGGAGGGACACCGAGACGGAGGGGCTGATATACGCGTTCATCTCCTCCATAATCTCCTACCTCGTCCTCACCGCGTACCTCTTTCAGTTCCACCACGAGATGCCGGGAAGCATCTTCAGGACCCCTGACGTCAGGATAACGGGTTTTGGGGACGTGATCCTGTTCGCGATAACAGGAGTTGCGTGTGCTGTTGTTGCGGTTGTGTACGTCAAGACGTTTTACTTCGTCCACGACACGTTCAAGAAGTTCAGGATCAAGAACTGGCTGAAGCCCACGATTGGTGGGCTTATAACCGGGATAATCGCGATTGCAGCTCCCCAGACTCTCGGCATGGGGTACGGGTTCGTGCAGCTCGCCCTCAACAACAAGCTCGCTCTCGAGGTAATACTGCTGATAATAGTAGGTAAGATTCTGGCTACCTCGTTTACCGTTGCGAGCGGTGGTAGTGGTGGTGTCTTCGCACCATCCATCGTCATCGGAAGCATGGTTGGCGCCCTGATAGGCCACCTCGCGGGCGTGCTCTTCCCCGGCCACTCTGTGGTTCCAAGCGCGTTCGTGATTGTCGGCATGGGCGCGTTCATCTCCGCCGTTGCCAAGACTCCAATCACGAGCATAATCATGGTTCTCGAGATGAGCGGCGGGTACCAGCTCCTTCCGGCGATAATGACAGCCTCGGCCATATCTTACATCCTCTCTGGTGATGTGAGCATATACCGCGAGCAGGTAGAGACGAGGGCTGACAGCCCGGCCCACAGAAGGGAACTCGTCAAGGACATCCTCGAGGGACTCACGGTAAGGGACGCGATGACAAAGGCGGAGGAGGTGATAACTGTCAGCCCGAACAACTCGCTCGAGGACGTGCTCTACCTCATTCAGAAGACGGGGCACCTCGGCTTCCCCGTAACCGAAGACGGCAGGCTTGTCGGAATAATCACCCTGAGCGACATCACGCGGATTCCTGATGAGAAGAGGAGCGAGCTCAAAGTGGAGGACGTCATGAACCGCAGCGTGATCTCGGTAACTCCGGACGAGAACTTGGAGAATGCGCTGAAAATTTTAATAAAGAATGACATAGGCAGACTTCCCGTGGTGGAGGAGGGGAGGCTGGTTGGCATAATAACGCGCAGCGACATAATGAAGGCTCACGCAAGGGAGCTGGCGAGGCTGGGCATATGAGGTATGTGCTTGCGATGACCGGCGCGTCGGGACAGATTTTCGGAGTCAGGCTGCTCGAGATTTTGAGCGAGAACGGGGCTGAAGTGCATCTTGTGGTCTCGAAGGCGGCCGAAATAACGATGGAGCACGAGCTTGGCAAGAGCGTGGAGGATCTTGAGGGCCATGCATACAGGGTTTATTCCGAGAACGACATCTCCGCAGGACTTGCGAGCGGAACGTTCAGGCACGACGGAATGGCGGTGGTTCCGTGCAGCGTAAAGACTCTGTCCTCAATAGCCTACGGGATAGCGGACAACCTGATTGTCAGGGCTGCGGACGTCACCCTGAAGGAGAGAAGGAGGCTCGTGCTGGCGGTCAGGGAGACCCCGCTGCACATCAACCACATCAGGGCGATGCTTCGTGTCAGCCAGGCGGGAGCGATAGTCATGCCCCCCGTGCCAGCGTTCTACATCCACCCGGAAAAAATTGAGGATATTGTCGATCACTTCGCGTTCAGGGTTGCCGAGGTTCTCGGGATGAGTGTGGACTACAGGAGGTGGAAGTGACTCCACTTCTCCCTCCAGTACTTCTTTATCACCTCAAGCGCCGGCAGCTTCTCCCCGCTCAGGAACCTTATGCTCGCCCCACCGCCTGTTGATATGTGATCCATCCTCTCGTCCAGACCTGCAAGCCTTGCGGCCGAGGAGATGTGCCCCCCTCCGACCACCGAGAACCCAGCCCTCGAAACTGCTTTGAGGATCTCGAAGGTTCCGTAGGCAAACTCCTCCTCCTCGAAGACACCGGCCGGGCCGTTTATCACGGCCACGTCATACTGCTCGATCTCGTGGGAGAACATCCTGACCGTCTCCCTCCCTATGTCCTTTATCGGTGGCTTCTCGTCAAGCCTCTCGAACTCCTCTATGCTCAGGTCAACTCTCCCCTCCTCGCTCTCCACGCCAAAGTCAACCGGGAGCACGATTCTGTCCCTGTACCTCTCCAGAAGCTCCCTCATCTCCTCATCGCTGAGGCCCTCCTTGTTGTCCTCAACCACCTTTTCGTTCTTCTCTCCGAGCTTCACACCCGAGAGCATGAGGAAGTAGTTGGCCACAACTCCTGTCAGGTATACTTTTTCCGCGATTCCGTTCTCCAGAACGTTTTTCATCACCTTGACGGAGTCGCTTATCTTCGCCCCTCCCAGAACGAAGGCTTTCCTCCCGTCACTTCTGAGGGCCGTGCTCAGGGCCGTGATCTCCTTCTCCACGAGCCTGCCCACCACCGCCGGCAGAACAACCGGAAATCCGACGAGGCTTGCGTGAGCTCGGTGGGATGCTGAGAATGCGTCGTTGACGTAGAGGTCGAAGTGCCTCGACAGCTTGGAGACCATGTGGGATCTCGCATGCTCCTCCGGGCTCTTCTTCAGCTCTTCTTCAGAGTAGAAGCGGACGTTTTCGAGGAGTATTATATCTCCCTCCTCCATCTCCTCGATCTTCCTTATCGCGCACGAGGAGAACAGCTCGTCCACATACTCGACATCCCTGTCCAGCAGCCTTGACAGCACCTCAGCGTGCTTGCTCAGGCTCGTGAAGTCCTTCTTACCTGGTCTCGACTGGTGGGCGAGAAGAACGAGCCTGCAGTCCTCGAGCTCCTCGATTGTGGGCACGTGGCTCCTGAACCTCGTGGTGTCCAGAATCTCTGACTCCACTATGGGCGCGTTGATGTCTATCCTCATCAGAACCCTCTTTCCGGAAAAGCTCACGTCATCAAGTGTCGGATAACCGTCAATCATCGCTCAGCCTTTTATCAGGCTGCTTTAAAAAGATTTTGAAATGACATGCGGAATGGAGGCCGGAAAGCCCTAAAATTCCTCCAGAATGGGAACAAAATAAAATAAAAGGGTTACTCCTTCTTAGCGAGAATTATCTCAATAGCGGAGACGTTCGCCTCTCCCTGCTCGCTCTCTACCTTCTCGGTGGAGATCTTGATGTCCTTAACCTCCACATCCGGGAGGAACCTCTTCCTGACGATCTCTGCCACGTCGACAGCCCTGCTTATTGCCCTGCCCCTTGCCTTTACGGCGACCTCCTTAACGCCGCTGTTGAACTGCGTCAGCACGGCCAGAACGTAGTTCATTACCGGCTTGTTTCCGACAAACACAGCATTTTCTGCCATTTCTATCTACCTCCTTGTTTTTTAACTCCCAAAACCAACCACTATATTAACTTTTCCTTGGCCATCAGCTCAGCGTTGAGTATGCTGGCTCCTGCAGCCCCCCTGACCGTGTTGTGACCCATTGCAATGTACTTCACTCCATTCTCCCCGTCCTTCCTGACTCTGCCAACCACAACGCTCATCCCGTTTCCTGCATCCCTGTCAAGCCTTGGCTGCGGCCTGTCCTGCTCCTCTCTAACAACGATGACCTCTTCAGGTGACGTCGGAAGACCCTCTATGGGCTTCAGGGATTTGAACGCCTCGATGACATCATCTACGCTGACATCCCTGTCGAATCTTGCAAAAACCGCCTCTGTGTGTCCATCAATCACGGGAACCCTGTGGCATGAGGCCGACACTCTCAGGCTGGCGAACCTTATCTCGCTTCCCTCAAACCTCCCGAGCAGCTTGAGGGGTTCGCTCTCGACCTTGTCCTCCTCTCCCTTTATGAACGGCAGGATGTTGTCCGTTATTGCTAAAGACGGCACCCCAGGATATCCCGCTCCACTCAGGGCCTGCATCGTCGCGACGTTCACCTCTTTAAGGCCAAGCTCCATGAGCGGCTTGAGTGTGATTACGAGAACGATCGTGGTGCAGTTGGGGTTTGTTACTATGAACCCGTCCCACCCCCTGTTCCTCTTCTGCACCTCGATGAGCCCGAGGTGGTCGGGATTGACCTCGGGAATCACGAGGGGGACGTCGGGCTCCATTCTGAAGGCCGAGGCGTTGCTTGCGACCACGAACCCTTCAGCAGCGAACTTGGCCTCAACCTCCCTCGCAACGTCAGATGGAAGGGCGGAGAAGACGATGTCCGCATCAACCTTCTTCGGATCCATGGGGAGCATTTCAAGGTCTCTCACGCTCTTGGGAACGTCCCGCGAGACTATCCAGTCTACCTCCTCTCCGTATATCTTCCCGACCCTTCTCTCGCTCGCGATGACTGCAGACACGTCAAACCACGGGTGGTTATCGAGGAGCTGGATGAACTTCTGCCCCACCATCCCCGTAGCGCCGAGAATTGCGACCTTGTACCTCATGCCCCCATGGAGGGCGGCTCAATATTTAAAACTTGATGGTCGCGTAGAGCACTGCAGCGGTGAACGAGAGGATCGCGGAGTACGCGAATACGAGGTTGAGGGAAATGTCCGCGATCATTCCGGCTATCGTGTTCCCCACTATTGTCGAGACGCCGAAGACGAAATGGTATGTGCCCATCCCGAACCCGTATGAGATGCTGAGGTCAGATGCGAGTGCCCTCTGCTGCGCCTCGACGACTGACATGTACAGCCCGTATAACACGAAGCCCGCGAGGAGCAGGGGAAGGCTTTCGCCGGCAAACATCGAGAGGGACGCGGCGGTCATGAAAAGGTACCCGAGGGACAGGCTTCTGGTCTTCCCCACCCTCTCCGCAAAAACCCCGAACGGGTACGAGCAGAGAGCATAAACAACGTTGAAGAGGAGGTAGAGGCCTATGGCCTCTTCCACTCCAAGACTTTCGGCCCTGAGCATGAAGAACATGTAGCTGATGTTCGCAAGTCCAACAAAGAACGAGAACACAGCAAACTTCTTCAGCCTGAACGA
Coding sequences within it:
- a CDS encoding CaiB/BaiF CoA transferase family protein encodes the protein MGEEKYEEKYIELEINDVEDTLLPRPWPVTEPRKREELYAPWVKDPRDPDGSYGKFVEENISYTRAQGKPWALDGLIVLDCTVMGLAGATAASYLGELGATVIKVEPITGDPQRYWYPFGREEYAFEDIYTGEKVSPTFLHEHRNEYSITLNLETEKGRELFKKLAVHADIVLENYPPGTFDEWEIGYRQLSKINPRIIYAWFGQIGQWGPMKDRTSKYGQWMLDPVGLSMSEYVHSTGFPADLLPREHGGNPTRSGEWVGDITAGVWGTVAILAALYYRENVSGRGQFIEVTSAEAYMDVLDFNISWYAYDGSIKARIGAWDPNLNQYAWNPCKDGYMMIGGQSDRLWYRILQVIAQEDPEGARLIAEDPFLKEMAARNALEGLIKTYTVTAHWLVNNTRAEAEQKMNAREVAAAPVLMIDEVAEYEHFVYRGHVIEMFDEHYGRVLIANSPLAHQHRTPARVKWVGRPLGLDNGEIFARYLGIGPEEMKKLAREGVTTWYRE
- a CDS encoding MBL fold metallo-hydrolase → MYAFEEEYGWSEVERLPGLLFLEGFENSSNIYFFDFDEAFLVDTGNDYTAFLELSEISDISRISGIFLTHAHNDHTLGLFELARAYREFDGVTVYLHASMADALQKRIERWGRDIKVVPLGGGEVVKAGDYEFRVLDTPGHTLDSLSLYSEEHEVIFSGDAVITSPVIDENLGGSIRNYLMTLRYLRMLSIQAIFPGHGYYAEGDVCRLILDKAYLNAISELPPDKPLTEAARTALRMGLVDEAEFALRAHLEIDDPDDRDAIIGLASILADKGRFEEVRGVLEDLLFENNADALYIAGMAAMKAGRFSDAAEYFSRLNRVRPSRQSRILYATALYESGKVEEAMKIEEFRSIYAKFTQK
- a CDS encoding GNAT family N-acetyltransferase, which codes for MMSAESTVKREFPEFEPVTFTDRKGDRVVIRKYEHEKDREKLVHMYETFSPDNRCLGLPPSTRIAIEHWVDYLAERGFALVAEIDGRIVGHCSIVPTEDWKRVDLSIFVHQDFQDRGIGQALLRHMIEYARKAGFEGIMLVTERSNERALHVYRKLGFIVVNPEYEYDLYLPLK
- a CDS encoding chloride channel protein, whose amino-acid sequence is MDGLYSKSYFLMLVILTGLVSGLGAILLYTLIDLANTFFLENLGNLYLPSAYGEVKIFSFELPLPSVPYFILPAVGGLISGLIVYSFAPEAEGHGTDAVIRAFHREKGIIRPRVPIVKAIATAFTIGSGGSAGREGPVAQIGAGFGSAIAQVLNLTDRERRLLLVSGIAGGIGGIFRSPLGGALFAVEVLYRRDTETEGLIYAFISSIISYLVLTAYLFQFHHEMPGSIFRTPDVRITGFGDVILFAITGVACAVVAVVYVKTFYFVHDTFKKFRIKNWLKPTIGGLITGIIAIAAPQTLGMGYGFVQLALNNKLALEVILLIIVGKILATSFTVASGGSGGVFAPSIVIGSMVGALIGHLAGVLFPGHSVVPSAFVIVGMGAFISAVAKTPITSIIMVLEMSGGYQLLPAIMTASAISYILSGDVSIYREQVETRADSPAHRRELVKDILEGLTVRDAMTKAEEVITVSPNNSLEDVLYLIQKTGHLGFPVTEDGRLVGIITLSDITRIPDEKRSELKVEDVMNRSVISVTPDENLENALKILIKNDIGRLPVVEEGRLVGIITRSDIMKAHARELARLGI
- a CDS encoding UbiX family flavin prenyltransferase produces the protein MRYVLAMTGASGQIFGVRLLEILSENGAEVHLVVSKAAEITMEHELGKSVEDLEGHAYRVYSENDISAGLASGTFRHDGMAVVPCSVKTLSSIAYGIADNLIVRAADVTLKERRRLVLAVRETPLHINHIRAMLRVSQAGAIVMPPVPAFYIHPEKIEDIVDHFAFRVAEVLGMSVDYRRWK
- a CDS encoding phosphoglycerate kinase: MIDGYPTLDDVSFSGKRVLMRIDINAPIVESEILDTTRFRSHVPTIEELEDCRLVLLAHQSRPGKKDFTSLSKHAEVLSRLLDRDVEYVDELFSSCAIRKIEEMEEGDIILLENVRFYSEEELKKSPEEHARSHMVSKLSRHFDLYVNDAFSASHRAHASLVGFPVVLPAVVGRLVEKEITALSTALRSDGRKAFVLGGAKISDSVKVMKNVLENGIAEKVYLTGVVANYFLMLSGVKLGEKNEKVVEDNKEGLSDEEMRELLERYRDRIVLPVDFGVESEEGRVDLSIEEFERLDEKPPIKDIGRETVRMFSHEIEQYDVAVINGPAGVFEEEEFAYGTFEILKAVSRAGFSVVGGGHISSAARLAGLDERMDHISTGGGASIRFLSGEKLPALEVIKKYWREKWSHFHLL
- the albA gene encoding DNA-binding protein Alba, which codes for MAENAVFVGNKPVMNYVLAVLTQFNSGVKEVAVKARGRAISRAVDVAEIVRKRFLPDVEVKDIKISTEKVESEQGEANVSAIEIILAKKE
- the asd gene encoding aspartate-semialdehyde dehydrogenase, coding for MRYKVAILGATGMVGQKFIQLLDNHPWFDVSAVIASERRVGKIYGEEVDWIVSRDVPKSVRDLEMLPMDPKKVDADIVFSALPSDVAREVEAKFAAEGFVVASNASAFRMEPDVPLVIPEVNPDHLGLIEVQKRNRGWDGFIVTNPNCTTIVLVITLKPLMELGLKEVNVATMQALSGAGYPGVPSLAITDNILPFIKGEEDKVESEPLKLLGRFEGSEIRFASLRVSASCHRVPVIDGHTEAVFARFDRDVSVDDVIEAFKSLKPIEGLPTSPEEVIVVREEQDRPQPRLDRDAGNGMSVVVGRVRKDGENGVKYIAMGHNTVRGAAGASILNAELMAKEKLI